CTATTTTTGGAGGAACCTTTGATCCTATACATATAGGTCACTTGTATATAGCATATCAGGCACTATATAAGCTTAATCTAGATAAGATAATTTTTGTTCCTAGTGGTAATCCACCTCATAAGAGGGAAAGGATCATAACTGACGGGGAATTAAGATACCAAATGATATGGAAAGCCATCAAAGGGGAAGAAAAGTTTGGATTAAGTCATTATGAAATAGAAAAAAAAGGTCTTAGTTACACCTATGAAACTATAGCACATTTTAAAAATTCTGAGAAAGATACCGAATGGTACTTTATAACAGGTGTAGATTGTTTAATGGAAATTGAAACTTGGAAAAATGTTAAAAACATTTTATCAAATTGTAAATTTATTGTTTTTAATAGACCAGGCTATAATATATGTGATATATTAAAATGGAAACAGTTTATCCAAAATAAGTATGAAGAAAATATCGAATTTTTAAATATACCTTTATTAGATATTTCATCCACTAGAATAAAGCACATGATAAAAAATGGACAAGAAGTTTATTATTTACTTCCAAAAGGAGTAGATGAGTACATAAAACATAAGGGTTTATATATTTAGGAGGATACCGTATGTGGGATGAGGAAACTATATTAAACTACTTAAAAAGCAATTTGAAAGAATCTAGATTTAATCACAGTTTAGGTGTACGAGATATGGCAGAAAAGTTGGCTATAAAATACGATAAAACCTTAGTACAAAAAGCTAGAATAGCAGGATTGGCACATGATAGTGCAAAGAATTTAAGTGATGATAAATTAATAGGAATAGTTAGACAAGAAGGATATGTAATAGATGAAGTGTGTAAAAAACAACCGCAGCTTTTACATGGCCTAGCAGGAGCTATAATAGCTGAAAAAGTTATGAATATAAGAGATAGGGAAATATTGAATTCTATAAAATTTCATACTACTGGAAAGAAAAATATGACCACTTTAGAAAAAATTATATATATAAGTGATTATGTGGAACCTTCTAGAATTTTCAGTGGAGTAGATAAATTGAGAGAAGCAGCTTTTGAAGAGTTAGATAAAGCACTTATAATGGCTTTTGATAATACTATTAATTATGTAGTTTCTAAGGGTGAACTTTTACATGAAGATACCATTTTGGCAAGAAATTACACTATTATAAATAGAAAGTTGAAGGTGGAAGAATAAATGGACAAGAGAAGTAAAAAGAAGGTTGTAAAGAAAAAAAAGAAAAGTGGAATAAAAAAATTCTTTGTAGGACTTTTATTTATAGCTTTATTAGGGGTAGTTGCATTTGGAGCATATTCTTATTATTCTCTATATAAAATGGGTAAAAATATGGATAATAAAAATCTAAAGGATAAAGTAGAAACACCAAAGGTAGAAAAAGATGACCCAGTAAATATACTCGTAGTTGGGGTGGATATTGGAGACCCTAAGCTTAAAGGAGCAAATGTGCCTAAAAGAACAGATACAATGATGGTTATACATTATGAACCTAAAGAGAAAAAAGCTCACATAGTATCTGTGCCAAGGGACACTAAGGTACAAATAAATGGAAAAACACGAAAAATTAATGATGCCCATGTATTAGACGGAATGAAAGGTG
The DNA window shown above is from Haloimpatiens massiliensis and carries:
- the nadD gene encoding nicotinate-nucleotide adenylyltransferase produces the protein MIKKAIFGGTFDPIHIGHLYIAYQALYKLNLDKIIFVPSGNPPHKRERIITDGELRYQMIWKAIKGEEKFGLSHYEIEKKGLSYTYETIAHFKNSEKDTEWYFITGVDCLMEIETWKNVKNILSNCKFIVFNRPGYNICDILKWKQFIQNKYEENIEFLNIPLLDISSTRIKHMIKNGQEVYYLLPKGVDEYIKHKGLYI
- the yqeK gene encoding bis(5'-nucleosyl)-tetraphosphatase (symmetrical) YqeK — protein: MWDEETILNYLKSNLKESRFNHSLGVRDMAEKLAIKYDKTLVQKARIAGLAHDSAKNLSDDKLIGIVRQEGYVIDEVCKKQPQLLHGLAGAIIAEKVMNIRDREILNSIKFHTTGKKNMTTLEKIIYISDYVEPSRIFSGVDKLREAAFEELDKALIMAFDNTINYVVSKGELLHEDTILARNYTIINRKLKVEE